The Vibrio bathopelagicus genomic sequence ACCTTAAAGCACTGCAACAAAGCCACGCTTCAAGTGATGTGGTGGTTCGTCCTCTACAACAACAGGACAACACCGAAGTTGCCAATGTAATTCGCCAAGTCTCTTATGAAAACGGGCTAACTGAAGAGAAAGGCTATGGTGTGGCGGATCCCACCTTAGGAGACATGTTCAGTGTTTATAACAACGAAAGATCTCAGTATTGGGTGATTGAACTTGATGGAAAGGTTGTCGGTGGTGGTGGGTTTGCACCATTAGCAGGTATGCCAGAAGTCTGTGAACTGCAAAAAATGTACTTTTTACCAGAAACCAGAGGCAAAGGCTTAGCGAAGAAGTTGGTTAATATGTCGATGGACAAAGCTAAGGAACTGGGTTATCAACATATGTATCTAGAAACAACCGAATGTCTTAATGCCGCCGTTAAACTTTACGAAAAATTGGGCTTTGAGCACCTTGATTCAGCCTGGGGAGAAACAGGCCATGACGCTTGTGAGGTTGTCATGGCCAAAACGCTATAATATGTTTTTGAAATAGGGTTAACGTCGGCAGTTCATTAGAGGACAAGCGAGTGAGCAAATTGATTCATTGTGTAACGGGCTAATTAAATAACCGCTAGTTACGTAAAAAGTTACTCGCGCAAGAGGCTGGATTCAAGGCGACAAAAGAGCTTTCTTTCTGTCCATCCAGTTCAACTTCTAATTGATATAAATGCTTAGGGTTGGGGTTCTCAAGATCAAAAAGGATCGGAGCTTCAACCTGAAATACAACACCAGTATGCTCAGCTCGTACATCTATTGGCATGACTAGTGTCATACCGTTGAATTTGATTGATGCAGAGACTAGTCCTGCTTTTAGTGTCTGATAAATAACATCCACTTTAAACTCGCAGCCACCACCGTGGTGCCAGATTTGCTCGGTGACGACTTGCTCAAGCTTCACATTACGAACAAACTGCAAATACGGTGTGTGCCAAATCCCAATACGTGAATCTGATTTAGCAACGGCTGCTGAAGATACAGAGTCATCCATATCCTCTTCAAGCAACAGGCTCTCCTCTTCTTCAAGGAAAAGGATCTCAAAACGATTTCGACCAAGCTGCATATAAGGGCGGATGTCTTTGCGATATTCAGCTTCGCTGCCATCACAGTCAAATACGGCAACGCCATTGAGTCGTACTTCTGCAAAGTAGTCAACGCCTGCGACGACTAGCTCAACAAATGGGCACGCCAACATGGCATCATCCACTTCGATGTCATGCATCAGGTGCCACTCTTGCTCTGCAATTTCTTCTTCACTCAAGCTATTAGGGAGCTTTGAGCTTAATGGAGCAGGAAAGGTAATGTCATCTTGTGGGATTGAGAGATCCGTCAGTGGCGAGATTTGCCAAAGACCATCGAGAGGTAGCCGCATGTCATTCCTTGAGCTAGATCAATTTTGACCGCATTATAATGAATGAATGCATATAAAGACATTTATTTTTCTGAGGACAAAAAAATGCCAGCTCAAGGCTGGCATTCTTTAAAACTGGGAGAGATTACTCTTCGTCTTCATCATCTTCGTCAGGGTAGATAGCATCTTCACCTTCGTAGTAAGTACCCCAACCGTCGTAGATAATGTCAAACTTCTCTGCAAGATTTACAAGCTTTTCAACTTGCTCATCAATCGCTTCTGCGTTCAGAGTACACTGCATCGTTGCATCACAACAAAGTAGCTTATTGCCATCTTCGTCCTCTGTCTCTTCAGCTTCAAGCACTTCAAAGCCCATTTTGAATGCTTCAACAACGGCTTTCTCAAGTACTGCGAAATCTTCAGCGAATAGGTGATGCTCGATATCGTATAGAGCTTCAGGATCGCTACCATCTTCGATTAGTGCTTCAATGATGTCGCGAGTCTCTCCTTTTTGAAATTCAATTAATTCCGCTACTGATAGATATTCATCTTCGTGAGACATGTGTCTGCTCCAGAGTGTTGACTATGAAAAGATCAAATTTGATTGCCACGAAATATGGCACGGATCGCCTAGAAAAGCCACCTAGATCAGGCGTAGAAGAGTAAGTTTATCGCTAGATAACAGAAGGGATATCAATTAAAAAGTGAAATCAAAATCACAGAAACAAATTTTCAACATATTATTAACCATCGTGTGTTTTAGCATTTCATTTTTATTGTTACTTTTAGCCTTACTCCCTCAAAATTGAGTGGATAGTCATATCAGATGCATACGGTCGATCACTTCATTGATGCATAAAACCTCACTTAAAAGTAAATAACTGCATAAATTTTGAATGGAAAATCATGTTCACCAAGCAAAATGGATTATCGAATCACTGAAATTTGAGCATAGATCCGCAAAAAGTTTGTTCCAGAACCTAACCTTTCGATTGGATTTTAATATTAACAATTCAACATAACTCAGCATTTAAAACCAAAAATATCAAAATAACATAACCTTTACACAAGTTTCAAAACTTGCATATTACGAACAAGCTTGTCATAAATAGACGCTGGATTAATAGTAAGGATGCAAAATGAGTAAGCTGTACGTTGGCTCCGAAGTCGGTCAATTAAGACGAGTTCTCCTAAATAGGCCTGAAAGGGCACTCACCCACCTCACCCCTTCTAACTGTCATGAGCTACTCTTTGATGATGTACTTGCAGTAGAAGCGGCTGGTGAAGAACACGATGCCTTTGCGACGACACTTCGTAACCAAGACGTTGAAGTGTTATTACTGCATGACCTACTGGTTGAGACACTCGCTGTAGCTCAAGCTCGTGAGTGGCTGCTTAATACTCAAATCTCTGATTTCCGTTACGGCCCTACATTCGCACGTGATTTAAGAGAGTACCTTGCTCAAATGGACAATGAGCACTTAGCCACGATCCTACTTGGTGGTTTAGCCTACTCTGAACTTCCTATTAAATCTTCTTCAATGCTACCGAAGATGCACCGCCCGCTTGATTTCGTTATTGAGCCGCTACCTAACCATCTATTTACCCGCGATACTTCTTGTTGGGTTTATGGAGGCGTCTCTCTTAACCCTATGATGATGCCCGCTCGCCAACGAGAAACGAATCACTTGCGAGCAATATACCGTTGGCACCCTGTATTCGCCGGCCAAGACTTCATTAAGTATTTCGGTGATGAAGATCTTCATTACGACAATGCGAATATTGAAGGTGGAGATGTACTGGTTATCGGTAAAGGCGCTGTTCTTATCGGTATTTCAGAGCGTACTAAACCACAAGGTGTTGAAAACCTAGCGGCTAGTTTATTCAAATCCGGTCAAGCTAAAGAAGTGATTGCGATTGATTTACCGAAGCATCGCTCTTGTATGCACCTTGATACGGTCATGACGCACATGGATATCGACACATTCTCAGTCTATCCAGAGATCGTTCGCAAAGACCTAGATACTTGGCGCTTAACGCCGAAAGAAAATGGCGAAATGCGAGTAGAGAAAGCTGAAAACTACCTAACAGCGATTGAAGGCGCGCTGGATCTCGATCAACTGAAGATCATCACAACTGGTGGTGATAACTACGAAGCTGAACGTGAGCAGTGGAATGACGCTAACAATGTACTGACGGTTAAACCGGGTACGGTTATCGGTTATGAGCGTAATGTCTACACCAATGAGAAATACGACAAAGCCGGTATCGAAGTTCTGACGATTCCGGGCAATGAGCTAGGTCGTGGTCGTGGTGGCGCTCGCTGTATGAGCTGTCCTATCGAAAGAGACGGTATCTAAGCTACAAAACTCAATAAAACGAACACACTAACTTACCTAGGCCAGTACCATTGTACTGGCCTTTTTTATTATTTTAATAAAATAAATATTCACAAATATAGCATTATTATGTTTAACTAAGTTCTTCATTGATTCTATATACCCAAGGAGCGAGAGATGGCCTTTAATCTTCGCAATCGTAACTTTCTAAAACTTCTCGACTTTACTCCTAAAGAGATTCAGTTTTTGCTCGACCTGTCTGCCGATCTAAAAAAAGCAAAGTATGCAGGTACCGAGCAGAAAAAGCTTAATGGTAAAAATATCGCTTTGATCTTTGAAAAAGCATCAACTCGAACACGTTGTGCTTTTGAGGTAGCCGCCTTTGATCAAGGTGCTCAAGTCTCTTACTTAGGTCCTTCTGGCTCTCAGATTGGTCAGAAAGAATCAATGAAAGATACAGCGCGTGTATTAGGTCGTATGTACGATGGTATTGAATATCGTGGTTTTGGCCAGAGTATTGTCGAAGATCTTGGCGCTTATGCGGGTGTACCGGTTTGGAATGGTCTAACCGATGAATTCCACCCTACTCAGATCTTGGCTGATTTCCTCACTATGCTTGAGCATGGTCGAGGAAAGCATCTGCATCAAATCAGTTTTGCTTACCTAGGTGATGCACGTAACAACATGGGTAATTCTCTGTTAGTGGGTGCGGCGAAAATGGGTATGGATATTCGCCTTGTCGCGCCTAAAGCGTTCTGGCCAGAAGAACAGCTTGTCGAAGAATGCCAAACTATAGCCCAAACTACAGGTGCAAAAATCACGCTAACAGAAGACGTTACCGAAGGTGTGAAAGGCTGTGATTTCCTTTACACCGATGTTTGGGTTTCCATGGGTGAAGCACCAGAAGCTTGGGACGAACGTGTGGCGGTAATGACGCCTTACCAAGTGAATATGGATGTCATAAAGCTCACAGGCAACCCTCAAGTGAAGTTCATGCATTGCCTGCCTGCTTTCCACAATAATGAAACCGTGATCGGCCAGCAAGTCGCAGACAAATATGGAATGAACGGTTTAGAAGTAACAGACGAAGTATTTGAGTCTGACTACTCGATTGTGTTTGATGAAGCAGAGAATCGCATGCACACCATCAAAGCGGTAATGGTCGCGACACTTGGCCAATAGAGAATAATGAAAGTAAACAAAAGCTTGATGTAATCGCTTGCGCTCACAAATTGAAAGCGTATAATTCTCGGCAATTTGTCTGAGAGTAGTGAAAATGACGCCAACCAATGTTGTGATAAAACATAATGATATTGTGAAAACACATAATAAAATTGTGAAAACACCAAATATTGCTCGCAAGCTAGCATGCTTGCCAGGCCGTCTATTCTGCTTTTCAGCACTTTTTTAAAGCCTCCCATTATGGGGGGCTTTTTTATGGCCAATACATTATTGTGGGGAAGAAGATCATGGCGAATTCGCTCTATCAAAAGCACATCATCTCAATTCCAGAGCTTTCTCGTGAAGAGCTAGAATTAATTGTTCAAACGGCAGGTCAACTCAAAGCGGAACCAAACCCAGAACTCATCAAGAACAAAGTTGTTGCAAGCTGCTTCTTCGAACCTTCAACGCGAACTCGTCTCTCTTTTGAAACGGCAATTCAACGCATCGGTGGTGACGTGATTGGTTTCGACAGCGGTGGTAACACGTCACTGGCGAAGAAAGGCGAAACGCTAGCAGACTCAGTACAGGTTATCTCTTCATACGTTGATGCTTACGTAATGCGCCACCCTCAAGAAGGCGCAGCGCGTCTGGCTTCTGAGTTCTCTAACGGTGTACCTGTGATTAACGCGGGCGACGGCGCAAACCAACACCCAACACAAACACTATTAGACCTGTTCTCTATTGCCGAAACTCAAGGTCGCTTAGATAACCTTAACGTTGCATTCGTTGGTGACCTTAAGTACGGCCGCACGGTTCACTCGCTGACTCAAGCACTAGCGAAGTTCGACAACATCTGTTTCTATTTCGTTGCTCCAGAAGCACTGGCGATGCCTGACTACATTTGTGAAGAGCTTGATGAAGCGGGAATCAAGTACCAACTACTGACAGACATGGAAGATGTGATTCCTGAGCTGGATGTTCTGTACATGACTCGAGTTCAGAAAGAACGTTTTGATGAATCGGAATACGCGCACATCAAATCAGCGTACATCCTGACGGCTCCTATGCTGGAAAATGCACGTGATAACCTAAAGGTTCTACACCCTCTGCCTCGCGTTGACGAAATTACGATTGACGTCGATAAAACACCTTACGCTTACTACTTCCAACAAGCAGAGAACGGTGTTTACGCGCGTGAAGCATTGCTAGCCCTTGTTCTTAACGAAACGCTGTAGAGGAGACATATCATGTCTAAAGAGACTCAATTAAAAGTTGAAGCCATCAAAAACGGAACGGTAATCGACCACATCCCAGCCAACATCGGGATCAAGGTACTCAAGTTGTTCGACATGCATAACTCTAATCAGCGAGTGACGATTGGCCTAAACCTACCGTCTTCTGCACTAGGTGGAAAAGACCTACTCAAGATTGAGAATGTGTTTATCACCGAAGAACAAGCGAGCAAGCTGGCTCTTTATGCACCTCACGCGACCGTTAACCAAATTGAAGATTACGAAGTGGTTAAGAAGCTAGCATTAGAGCTTCCTGAGCAAATCAACGATGTGTTTGAGTGTCCAAACACCAACTGCATTACTCACAACGAGCCCGTTGAAAGCAGCTTTAAAATCTTTGAAAAGAAAGAAGATATTCGATTGAAGTGTAAGTACTGCGAAAAAGTCTTCTCTCGTGAGATCGTGACAGAAAGATAACGTCATACGGCAACGCCGATCGAACGCAAAAACTATTCAATACCTCGCCCGTGCGGGGTATTTTGCTCTTTACCTATCCTAAGTTTGAAGGCACACTGAAAATCGCTTTTTATCTAATAACTGACGGAATAACCAATGACTAAAGTACTTCACACAGAATCTGCTCCAGCTGCAATCGGCCCATATGTACAAGGCGTTGACCTTGGCAACATGGTTCTGACTTCTGGTCAAATCCCAGTAAATCCAGCAACTGGTGAAGTATCTGCTGATATCGCAGAACAAGCTCGCCAATCTCTAGACAACGTTCAAGCGGTTGTTGAAGCTTCTGGCCTGACTGTAAAAGACATCGTAAAACTAACGGTATTCGTTAAAGACCTAAACGACTTCGGCACAGTAAACGAAGTTTACGGTAAATTCTTTGATGAGCACGGCGTTGCAAACTACCCTGCACGTTCATGTGTTGAAGTAGCACGTCTGCCAAAAGATGTAGGTATCGAGATCGAAGCTATTGCGGTTCGTAAATAGGTTTTAATCTCTAGATTAAACGTCTTCTAATAAACGACTTAGCGTAATGCTGAGTGTTTATCAGATACAAAAAAGGTTGCCTAATTGGCAACCTTTTTTATTGTCTGTTGTTTTGCTTAGATGATTACTTCTTATTAAGCTCAACGACTTCTTTGTCTAACTCTTCAAGTTTAGCGGCCATTTGCTCGCGGGCTAGGTTAGCGAGTTGGCGAACATTAGACTTATCGTAGTCTTCAGTGCTGATTGGTGGCAGCATTTCAACAATCACATGACCATTGTTCCAACGGTTCAGCTTCACGCCACCTGTTGAGCTACACACGATAGGAATAATAGGTAAACCAGCGCCAATTGCAGCATGGAAAGCACCTGTCTTAAATGGCAACAAGCCACGACCACGAGAACGAGTTCCTTCAGGGAACATCCACACTGAGACATCACTCTCTTTAAGGCTAGTAACCACTTGGTCAATCGTACCTACCGCTTTGCTGCGGTTAGCTCGGTCAATTAGGATATTACCCGTCAGCCAATACAGCTGACCAAAAAGAGGCATCCACGCTAGACTCTTCTTACCAACAGTCACGACTTTAGGCGTTACCGCTGATGAAATCGTGAATAGATCCCAGCTATTTTGGTGGTTCGCAACGTAAACGTGTTGGCCACGAGAATAGGCATCTTCCGGGATACGAAGCTCTAACTTCATGCCGAAGATCTTCGACATGCGACCGAAATAGCGGCCAAAGGTAAATACGTGTTTCGGATTACGTGGACTAAGTAGACAGTAACCACAACCAAATACAAACATAAGAATCGCAAATATCGCCAATGCGAAAATACGTAATATTGCTATCATTTTGTTCCTCACCAACCGCAAAGCTCATTTATCGACTCACACTAAGGTGTACAACAGAGTCACTAGCGGTAAATACAACTATAAAAAAGCCGAAACCAAGGTTCCGACTTTTGTGTTTTTATCTTACTGATTCATGAACTCACTAACCTAAGTTAGCTCGACTCACGAAATCGCGTAATGTTTGCGCCTAAGGCTGAAAGTTTATCTTCAATCTTATCGTAACCACGATCGATGTGATAAATACGGTCAACGATGGTTTCCCCTTGAGCAATACAACCAGCAATAACAAGGCTCGCAGATGCACGAAGGTCCGTTGCCATGACTTGAGCGCCGCTCAATTTCTCGGTTTCACCACAGATAGCTGTATTACCTTCGATCTCAGCTTTTGCGCCCATTCGCTGTAATTCAGGAATGTGCATAAAGCGGTTTTCAAAGATAGTCTCAGTGATCACACCACTGCCCTTCGCCATCATGTTAAGCAGAGTAAACTGAGCTTGCATGTCTGTTGGGAAGCCAGGGTGAGGTGCTGTTACGATTTTCACCGCTTTCAGCTCACGATCTGTCATATCTAGGCTAATCCAGTCGTCGCCCGTTTCAATCTTCGCACCCGCTTCTTCAAGCTTAGCTAAAGCTGCTTCAAGAAGATGAGCGTTGGTATTACGACAAACAACTTTACCGCCAGAAACTGCAGCCGCTACAAGGAACGTACCTGTTTCAATGCGATCAGCAACCACAGAGTGATGACCACCACCAAGACGCTCAACGCCTTCGATAGTAATCGTGTCTGTACCTGCGCCAGAAATCTTAGCACCTAGTTTGTTTAGGAAATCAGCCGTATCAACAATCTCAGGCTCGCGCGCAGAGTTGTCTAATACTGTTGTCCCTTCCGCTAATGTTGCTGCACACATGATAGTAATCGTAGCGCCTACGCTTACTTTATCCATCACGATATGCGCGCCTTTCAGACGGCCATCAACACTTGCTTTTACATAACCATCTTCCAATTTAATGGTCGCACCTAGTTGCTCTAGGCCATGGATATGCAAATCAACAGGTCGAGCACCAATTGCACAACCACCAGGAAGTGACACTTGGCCTTCACCAAAACGAGCAACTAGAGGACCCAAAGCCCAGATAGAAGCACGCATTGTTTTCACTAAATCGTAAGGCGCACAAAATTCATTAATTTCGCTGCCATCAACATGAACACTACCATTACGTGATACTTTTGCGCCTAAACGCTTAAGTAGTTCCATCGTAGTATCGATGTCACGTAGGTGAGGAACATTACTCACTTCAACCGGCTCTTCAGCAAGGATTGATGCGAATAAAATAGGTAGCGCTGCATTTTTTGCGCCTGAGATCGTCACTTCACCGCTTAACGGCTTATCCGATCCAATAACTCGAAACTTTTCCATCATAAACCTTAAAGTGACATCAGTTTCTTATCACGTCCCCACTCTTCTGGCGTGAAAGCCTTAATAGAAAGAGCATGGATGTCATTGCGTTGAATGTATTCCATTAGTGGGCCGTAGATTAGTTGCTGCTTCTTAACTCGATTCATGCCATCAAAACATGGATCAACGGCAACAACTTCGTAATGACTGCCTTCACCCTTCACGAAAATCTCCTGAAGGTTCAGTGCTTCTGCTAATAATTCTTGTACTTTTGTGCTGTCCACAAATAGCTCCTGCCTAATTTTTTATGTGTTCTGCCATCATTGGCTGGATATTGCTCAATTGGAACAACGTTCGCAATTGTTCTGGCACGAAACTGAGCATTATATGACAGTTTTGATTTTTTGCATGCTCTAATAAGTGAATTAGCATCACCATTCCTGCTGAATCGACTCGATTTATATGGCTAAGGTCAATTTCAACGTCTGATTCCGTCGTTTGCCACTTTTCCAATATACGCCAGATTGCAGGGACACTGTCTCGGTCGATATCACCGAGCAGCTGATACTCTTTAGAGCTTAGTGCTTGCCATTGAGAATGGCTCATTATTTGTTACTCTCAAAACGAATCGGTTGTGCGGCCAGTTTTTCTAGTTCGTCGGCAACTTGTAAGATGCCTTCTTGACGAATCTTAGTATTCCACTCTGACTGCTTACTTGAAAGTAGGCTAATGCCTTCAGCAACCATATCAAATGCCTTCCACTCGCCTGATTTTTTGTCTTTGCGCAGCTTAAATTCAAGCTTAATGTTTGGGCGTGGCGTATCGATGATATCTACCTTGATACTGGTAATACGGCTATCCGCTTTGATTTTTGGCTCAGGACCAAATTGAATCGTCTGATCCGAGTACTGAGTCAGCACTTGAGCATAAGAAGAAACGAGGTACTTACGGAATGCATCGATAAATACACGTACGTCTTTTCTGTCCGCCCCTTTTAGGTTAGGTCCTAACAACTTAAGTGCCGCATATTGTGCGTTCACATAAGGCATCAATTCTTCTTCCACAATAACCTTCAATAATTCAGGATCATTGTGGATGTTCTCTTGCTCGTTCTTTAGGCGTTCAAAAGACACTTCTGCAACTTGAGTCATCATCTGATAAGGCTGAGTGCGGTCAATCGATTCTTCGGCAAAAACTTGAGTTGTCATCAGTAAAGCAACCGCTGCCATAAACCATTTTTTCAATAGGTTGTTAGTCTTTAACATGAGACTACTCCTTAGCTTCGTTATCGTCAGAACCGCCAACGCTATACAGCACCTGTCCAATCAAATCTTCTAGTACTAATGCTGATTTGGTGTCTTCAATTGAGTCACCATCAACCAACATCTCTTCATCTTCAAAAATGAAGCCAGGAACAAGACTGATGTATTGCTCACCAATTAAACCAGACGTTAAGATTTGAGCACTAGAGGTATCAGGAAATTGTGAGTACTTCGCATCAATAGACAGTTCAACCACAGGGAGATAACTTTCAGTATCAAGCTGAATACTCTGAACTCGGCCAACAACCACGCCACCTACCTTCACCGGAGAGCGAACTTTCAGGCTACCAATGTTGTCAAAGGTCGCTTTTAAGTTGTAAGTATGGTTTGAACCTAGACCTTTTACGTCAGCGACTTGAAAGATCATGATTAAGATTGCGCAAATTCCGGCAATAACAAAGGTGCCGACCCATAATTCTAATTTTCGAGTTTGTTGCATGATTAATTCCCAAACATCAATGCGGTAAGAACAAAATCTAGCCCTAATACCGCTAGAGAAGAGTGCACTACTGTGCGTGTGGTTGCCTGACTAATACCTTCAGAGGTCGGTACCGCATCATAGCCATTGAAAAGCGCGATCCACGTTACGGTGATAGCGAAGACCATACATTTGATCATGCTGTTGCCAATATCTCGACCCAGCTCAACAGAAGATTGCATCGCAGACCAGAAACTACCGTGGTCAATACCTTTCCAATCAACACCCACTATTTGGCCGCCCCAGATACCTACTGCCATAAAGATCATAGCAAGCAAAGGCATTGAGATAAGCCCGGCCCAAAGTCGTGGTGCAATAATCCGTTTAAGAGGATCGACCGCCATCATTTCAAGGCTAGAGATTTGTTCCGTCGCCTTCATTAAGCCAATTTCCGCAGTCAATGCTGAACCAGCACGCCCGGCAAATAAAAGCGCCGTTACCACAGGGCCGAGTTCACGAAGCAACGACAACGCGACCATTTGACCAAGATTACCTTCAGCGCCGTAATCAATTAATACGACATAACCCTGTAGGCTAAGTACCATACCGATGAACAGACCCGAAACTAAAATAATAGCCAATGACTGAACGCCAACGCTATAAAGTTGTTTAACTAATAAAGGGAAGTTTTTTAGTCTCGGGATGCCAAACAAAGCGCCAAATAACATCAGGCTTGCTCGACCAAATGACTCACAGATCGCAAGTGTTCGTTTACCGACACCCGCAATAGTTTTCGCAATCATATTAAAACAAATCCTTTTCTAGACTCTTTGCCGGGAACCTAAATGGCACAGGGCCATCCGCATCACCTTGCAAAAATTGCTGCACTCTTGGATCACTATTGTTGTACAGCTCGTCAGGCGATCCACTTGCTATGATTTTGCCATCAGCAAGCAGATAAACTAAATCAGCAATACTCATCACCTCTGGCACATCATGGGATACAACAACAGAGGTTAAACCCAAAGCCTGATTAAGGTTACGGATTAGCTCAACAAGCACACCCATAGTAATTGGGTCTTGGCCGACAAAAGGCTCATCGTACATAATCAGTTCCGGATCCAAAGCAATCGCACGAGCCAAAGCCGCTCGCCTTGCCATGCCGCCGGATAGCTCACTTGGCATCAATTGAGCCGCGCCTCGCAAGCCTACCGCTTCAAGTTTAAGCAAAAC encodes the following:
- a CDS encoding STAS domain-containing protein translates to MSHSQWQALSSKEYQLLGDIDRDSVPAIWRILEKWQTTESDVEIDLSHINRVDSAGMVMLIHLLEHAKNQNCHIMLSFVPEQLRTLFQLSNIQPMMAEHIKN
- a CDS encoding MlaC/ttg2D family ABC transporter substrate-binding protein, which gives rise to MAAVALLMTTQVFAEESIDRTQPYQMMTQVAEVSFERLKNEQENIHNDPELLKVIVEEELMPYVNAQYAALKLLGPNLKGADRKDVRVFIDAFRKYLVSSYAQVLTQYSDQTIQFGPEPKIKADSRITSIKVDIIDTPRPNIKLEFKLRKDKKSGEWKAFDMVAEGISLLSSKQSEWNTKIRQEGILQVADELEKLAAQPIRFESNK
- the mlaD gene encoding outer membrane lipid asymmetry maintenance protein MlaD — encoded protein: MQQTRKLELWVGTFVIAGICAILIMIFQVADVKGLGSNHTYNLKATFDNIGSLKVRSPVKVGGVVVGRVQSIQLDTESYLPVVELSIDAKYSQFPDTSSAQILTSGLIGEQYISLVPGFIFEDEEMLVDGDSIEDTKSALVLEDLIGQVLYSVGGSDDNEAKE
- the mlaE gene encoding lipid asymmetry maintenance ABC transporter permease subunit MlaE → MIAKTIAGVGKRTLAICESFGRASLMLFGALFGIPRLKNFPLLVKQLYSVGVQSLAIILVSGLFIGMVLSLQGYVVLIDYGAEGNLGQMVALSLLRELGPVVTALLFAGRAGSALTAEIGLMKATEQISSLEMMAVDPLKRIIAPRLWAGLISMPLLAMIFMAVGIWGGQIVGVDWKGIDHGSFWSAMQSSVELGRDIGNSMIKCMVFAITVTWIALFNGYDAVPTSEGISQATTRTVVHSSLAVLGLDFVLTALMFGN
- the mlaF gene encoding phospholipid ABC transporter ATP-binding protein MlaF, producing MLNTELVKVKNLSFSRGERVIFDDISLEVPQGKITAIMGPSGIGKTTLLRLIGGQLPPDAGEVWFDGDNIPALSRRKLYQARKKMSMLFQSGALFTDLNVFDNVAFPLREHTELNEKFIRTVVLLKLEAVGLRGAAQLMPSELSGGMARRAALARAIALDPELIMYDEPFVGQDPITMGVLVELIRNLNQALGLTSVVVSHDVPEVMSIADLVYLLADGKIIASGSPDELYNNSDPRVQQFLQGDADGPVPFRFPAKSLEKDLF